From Eremothecium sinecaudum strain ATCC 58844 chromosome V, complete sequence, a single genomic window includes:
- the MMS22 gene encoding Mms22p (Syntenic homolog of Ashbya gossypii AFR496W; Syntenic homolog of Saccharomyces cerevisiae YLR320W (MMS22)), with translation MDVEESVADSLADDDEYVIWQPDLEFSDVNVNDRKDKVKRSSFGLGDMAPYRSLRKRKAIQKMPYSLDRIRHEQMLQGYDVSNFDALADNLELPVSGHMERKGSNAEPNKSNHAPGLSRSITHKRQPRQRELRGNDEEEEDDEDDDDERVVLPHSRPHERKVLLDSQQYSESSGSDFDDVQDKSQEKIIFRGKVIDFRDGYKGIMPKVAWKKSLSSDDKPSGSSRRENRTIITKRRGVAVRKMVKQANNETHQDMIIPDYDLQEGVVDEDISIETKPAKETHELKQSILKQYFESKYSKSYKYDDLSDEDSSDATDLEYLSNDDVELQRDIFDYAAKDEASGKDYYTIDSDMDENYGHDSDAIESDEGTIDKMLNNSRSKNYKYGNKKRVLNGNRMINKTNKKTTFAKKIRKRSTRKDHLLGNTRKLNCNYKINSVKDGPKNNGQTGNLEAERQKAQEKNKAYNIASQTQRKIGMSAILEPPRSMVLYEKPKLFVPVIEGLADEYKLMKRHIRLNRTEEIMERKTVGELKTVNESQVFSSVLNSKNFDPPLCVKIELPSKTFILSRLDRDVNESLGAIFQYIVEVGVVNEEIVDMSVKISEFLCYMDQPDLYRVIDDFHRKFRAKVNLLKCKAKPIHFYQIAVCQFMYLEISKFSNLSAAKKTSIEQEIIDHIVSFFGLLSRCYNALVGTELNLLYKAYDILRAIIHHLGQLNTLWQRLTRQQYCPQVCHTIVSLFPTHESHWRIVKADHNFASATEWLVFIRNCSSGALKWEFNNELVLQLYEYFKTRKFTDFEEELKKTEYSDEQSNNIFNYSTIFESFLGIIERTPLSVLTLERITPIGTIQTTVSLKQLNNRLNLLLSLAKKAQYSYEKRYDELVMPFFKNTAPKSIDIEVFSSILDGEYKMIDICLQKKLEPVGKLMNYIWKYVLIQNDEIYCSKWEVFLDRLNVLLPQHKTVLNLLLKSMSPVLHQMLATDPSSNLTVKLVGLFVPNLEALGPEWVEAHLFRSLAVPAKSNVTILNQYCSVIQYLAESNVITWWSVLNYNLFDGDSDIMLSYYTNICSMSDDSFFCQVKKTMYTKVIDLLLVRYDHKFRTFLQTLSKRDPLLKLDVESTSSHLQLIKKVIRAFSQASHNDLLVKFVAKVRNAYLQDNKQRDFYYSIVNFLNNNFVDQIRNAHEFKYLKNEFGISNEETEKSIFRDHLLSLQTDTDRCVFVETELIQMLSHKKELSSFIVKLQSALQCSVFENSIKSLTDMIRSHPLRKPRNTLHVNAAYILLHILNGYFVNNCGLVVPDEFYELIKLQLHFSIDSDIYLRDTDLSTTELLLEMEIVNLQRTVVTLSYGFKECPDLVGAYLFSTAYPPLSPPQPNVLNTESILNDNINHFLNVTVKNIVQNVDQNLTIELPSELLAEDDKSVLAQRDALVTTVMNDMLELNSLLV, from the coding sequence ATGGATGTGGAGGAATCAGTAGCTGATTCGCTAgctgatgatgatgaataCGTGATTTGGCAACCAGATCTAGAGTTCTCCGATGTTAATGTTAACGATAGAAAAGATAAGGTAAAAAGATCTTCATTTGGACTGGGAGATATGGCCCCATATAGGTCATTAAGGAAGCGTAAGGCGATTCAGAAGATGCCTTATAGTTTAGATAGGATTAGGCATGAGCAAATGCTACAAGGGTACGATGTTTCGAATTTTGATGCATTGGCGGATAACTTAGAGCTTCCAGTTAGTGGTCATATGGAACGGAAGGGAAGCAATGCGGAGCCAAATAAGAGCAATCATGCACCAGGTCTATCCCGGAGTATTACTCATAAGCGTCAACCAAGACAAAGAGAATTACGTGGTAAcgatgaggaagaagaagatgatgaagacgaCGATGACGAGCGCGTCGTTCTACCGCATTCGAGACCTCATGAGCGCAAGGTGTTACTAGATTCTCAGCAATACTCCGAAAGTTCAGGCTCTGATTTCGATGATGTTCAAGACAAATCTCAAGAGAAGATTATATTCCGGGGAAAGGTAATTGATTTTCGTGATGGTTATAAAGGCATAATGCCAAAAGTAGCCTGGAAAAAGTCTCTCTCTTCGGATGATAAGCCTAGCGGTTCCAGTAGGCGTGAAAATAGGACTATTATTACAAAGAGGCGAGGCGTGGCTGTACGAAAAATGGTGAAGCAAGCTAATAATGAGACCCACCAAGACATGATAATCCCGGACTATGATTTACAGGAAGGCGTTGTTGATGAGGACATAAGTATAGAAACTAAGCCGGCGAAGGAGACTCATGAACTGAAGCAAAGCATTTTGAAGCAGTATTTTGAGAGTAAATACTCTAAGTCGTATAAGTATGACGACCTTTCGGACGAAGATTCTAGTGATGCAACGGATTTGGAGTATCTTTCTAACGATGATGTAGAATTGCAAAGAGATATATTCGACTATGCTGCAAAAGATGAGGCCAGTGGTAAGGACTACTACACAATTGACTCCGATATGGATGAAAACTATGGACATGACAGTGACGCAATAGAATCTGATGAAGGAACGATTGATAAAATGCTAAACAACTCACGGTCCAAGAACTATAAATACGGTAATAAAAAAAGGGTTTTAAATGGAAATAGGATGATTAATAAAACGAATAAGAAGACAACTTTTGCTAAAAAAATAAGGAAACGGTCCACAAGGAAGGATCATCTATTAGGGAACACAAGAAAATTAAATTGTAACTATAAAATTAATTCTGTAAAAGACGGGCCAAAGAATAATGGTCAAACTGGGAACCTTGAAGCAGAGCGGCAGAAGGCTCAAGAAAAAAATAAAGCTTATAATATAGCATCACAAACTCAACGGAAGATAGGTATGTCGGCTATACTCGAGCCGCCAAGATCAATGGTACTTTATGAAAAGCCAAAGCTATTTGTCCCAGTGATAGAGGGTTTAGCCGATGAATACAAGTTAATGAAAAGGCACATCCGTCTCAATCGTACTGAAGAAATAATGGAAAGAAAAACTGTAGGAGAACTCAAGACTGTTAATGAATCTCAAGTGTTTTCATCCGTCTTGAACAGTAAGAACTTTGACCCTCCATTATGTGTGAAGATTGAACTTCCTAGTAAGACGTTTATTCTCTCTAGGCTTGACCGTGATGTTAATGAATCGCTTGGCGCGATATTCCAATATATAGTTGAAGTTGGTGTTGTAAATGAGGAAATTGTAGACATGTCCGTTAAGATTTCGGAATTTTTATGCTACATGGATCAACCTGATCTTTATAGAGTCATCGACGATTTTCATCGTAAGTTCAGAGCAAAGGTGAATTTACTAAAATGCAAGGCGAAACCGATTCACTTTTATCAGATTGCTGTGTGCCAGTTCATGTATCTCGAGATATCAAAATTCAGTAATTTATCGGCAGCTAAAAAGACATCAATTGAGCAAGAAATAATCGATCACATAGTGTCTTTTTTTGGGTTACTTTCGCGTTGTTATAATGCTTTAGTAGGGACTGAATTGAACTTGTTGTACAAGGCCTATGATATATTGCGTGCAATAATCCACCATTTAGGTCAACTAAATACACTTTGGCAACGTTTGACAAGGCAGCAATATTGTCCACAGGTATGTCACACAATTGTATCCTTATTTCCAACTCATGAATCACATTGGAGAATAGTAAAAGCCGACCACAACTTTGCATCTGCTACGGAATGGTTAGTTTTTATCAGGAATTGCTCTAGTGGAGCCTTGAAATGGGAATTTAATAATGAACTTGTACTACAATTATATGAGTATTTCAAAACTCGGAAATTTACTGactttgaagaagaattGAAAAAGACAGAATATAGTGACGAGCAAAGCAACAATATCTTTAATTACTCCACTATATTTGAATCATTCTTAGGTATAATTGAAAGAACTCCTCTTTCTGTACTCACATTAGAACGAATTACTCCAATTGGAACAATCCAGACAACAGTTTCTCTCAAGCAGCTGAATAACCGATTGAATTTATTACTTTCATTAGCGAAGAAAGCGCAATATAGTTACGAAAAGAGATATGATGAGTTAGTAATGCCATTTTTTAAAAACACCGCCCCTAAGAGTATAGATATTGAAGTTTTTTCGTCTATTTTGGATGGTGAGTATAAAATGATTGATATATGTCTACAGAAGAAACTTGAACCAGTTGGGAAATTAATGAATTATATCTGGAAATATGTGCTTATACAAAATGATGAGATTTATTGTAGCAAATGGGAAGTATTCTTGGACAGACTTAATGTATTGTTACCACAACATAAAACAGTTTTAAATCTGCTTTTGAAAAGTATGTCGCCagttcttcatcagatGTTGGCCACAGACCCATCTTCCAATTTAACCGTTAAACTTGTGGGGTTATTTGTCCCTAACTTAGAAGCGCTGGGTCCTGAGTGGGTTGAAGCTCACCTGTTTCGCTCTCTGGCAGTGCCGGCAAAGTCGAACGTCACAATACTAAATCAATATTGCTCGGTTATACAATACCTCGCAGAATCAAATGTAATTACGTGGTGGTCTGTATTGAACTACAACTTATTCGATGGAGATTCGGACATTATGTTATCTTACTATACAAATATCTGCTCAATGAGTGACGATTCTTTTTTCTGCCAGGTTAAAAAGACCATGTACACCAAGGTGATCGACTTATTATTGGTTAGGTACGATCACAAATTTCGGACTTTTCTACAAACCCTATCCAAAAGAGATCCGTTATTAAAGCTCGACGTTGAAAGTACTTCTTCGCACTTGCAACTAATAAAGAAGGTTATTCGTGCTTTCTCGCAAGCTTCCCATAATGATCTTTTGGTCAAATTCGTTGCAAAAGTCCGAAACGCATACCTCCAGGATAACAAACAAAGGGATTTTTATTACAGTATTGTGAACTTTCTCAACAACAATTTTGTGGACCAGATAAGGAACGCCCATGAGTTCAAATACCTGAAGAACGAATTTGGAATTTCGAATGAGGAGACGGAAAAGAGTATTTTTAGAGATCATCTTCTTTCCCTCCAAACCGATACAGACCGCTGTGTGTTTGTTGAAACAGAACTAATACAAATGCTGTCACACAAGAAGGAACTAAGTTCTTTTATAGTCAAGCTTCAATCTGCCTTGCAGTGTTCTGTGTTCGAGAATTCAATAAAGTCTCTCACTGATATGATAAGATCCCACCCTCTACGCAAGCCAAGAAACACTCTGCACGTGAACGCTGCCTACATCCTGCTCCATATACTTAATGGCTATTTTGTTAACAACTGCGGACTCGTGGTACCAGATGAATTCTATGAACTAATAAAACTACAACTGCATTTCAGCATTGACTCGGACATTTATCTACGAGACACTGACTTATCAACTACTGAATTATTACTAGAGATGGAGATAGTTAATCTACAGCGTACAGTTGTAACACTATCGTACGGCTTTAAGGAGTGTCCTGACCTTGTCGGCGCCTATTTATTCTCAACCGCGTACCCACCATTATCCCCACCTCAGCCAAACGTTCTCAACACCGAGAGCATTTTGAACGACAACATAAACCACTTTCTAAACGTCACTGTTAAGAACATTGTTCAAAACGTGGACCAAAACCTTACAATAGAATTACCGTCTGAACTGCTTGCTGAAGACGACAAAAGTGTTCTAGCTCAACGAGATGCACTAGTAACTACTGTGATGAACGATATGCTTGAGCTAAATAGTTTACTTGTATGA
- the BUD6 gene encoding formin-mediated actin nucleation enhancer (Syntenic homolog of Ashbya gossypii AFR495C; Syntenic homolog of Saccharomyces cerevisiae YLR319C (BUD6)): MSSQSSQRTNKSLPTSLMDVKPMSTVESSVTKLLISTKSLLEKLKQWSKRLATEEQVSDSFVQLGNDFKLVSKHFLHAGLDVVDLGDVPMELRLILERALSEPATEETINKYLPQIREIIVNLLDKLKGKQQQLKQRKNEQRTSAGSTRSIPPSSRFGEGRGSVPNSNGSSGVVNEVPRTVTDSRSHSVPNASTIDDPVANDVKYSTVDRQSSKQSNNVQNDEDPLSQLKNGNTLQRRASKRFSAYHMAKLTHISNADTPTPVLPTSAEFSMKSQPNTRGTTNKHIELATHNSDDEGEVTESTNRPSRYIGDGSTVTVFLKLNNRVKKCTATLPLTFNQIRLLFVEKFTYSPGGDSFPDIYIKEPGHDVAYELEESQLHFIKDDTVLQLQLDSLSPTQADWSKKLEEFKAEVLDSQRAMFNELKNLVMANDRASSGSPLSLTSGVPQQNVAEQVRSIKHDLSILSQAHNNSNQTLKNTITTMLEKVKKFQSLNLNASSPANRVYMEQSHTKLSELSDTLLAKVDDLQDIIEALRKDVAIRGAKPSRKKLESVQQELKNANADLERMEEYLEIEKPNWKKIWEFELDKVCEEQQFLTLQEDLVFDLKEDLNKANETFELVELCCQEQEKNPKRTRAGPILPLARPSAYSELRNRVLMEVEKLNPDHVSRLQAIERAEKLREKELQYRDGSAFESELEDFIEKGNFKRAGGIEEIERHRKERDEQNLRETFGSGML; encoded by the coding sequence ATGTCAAGCCAATCTTCACAGAGAACTAATAAATCGTTACCTACTTCCTTAATGGATGTTAAACCGATGTCAACTGTAGAAAGCAGTGTTACAAAGCTTCTGATTTCAACAAAATCATTATTAGAAAAGCTAAAACAATGGTCTAAAAGGCTAGCAACTGAAGAACAAGTGTCTGATTCCTTTGTGCAACTCGGGAATGATTTTAAGTTGGTTTCGAAACATTTTTTGCACGCCGGTTTAGATGTGGTGGATTTGGGTGATGTTCCAATGGAACTTCGCCTTATTCTGGAGAGAGCTTTAAGCGAACCTGCAACAGAGGAGACAATAAATAAGTATTTGCCACAGATACGTGAGATAATAGTGAATTTATTGGACAAGTTGAAGggaaaacagcagcaacttAAACAGCGGAAAAATGAGCAAAGGACGTCGGCTGGGTCTACGAGATCTATACCCCCAAGTTCACGGTTTGGTGAAGGACGTGGGTCAGTTCCTAATTCCAATGGCTCCTCTGGTGTTGTTAACGAAGTACCGCGGACAGTTACGGATAGTAGGAGCCACTCAGTGCCAAATGCGTCAACGATCGATGATCCAGTTGCGAACGATGTCAAATACTCAACTGTAGATAGACAGAGTTCTAAACAGAGCAACAATGTCCAGAATGATGAAGACCCATTGTCTCAGTTAAAAAATGGGAATACGCTGCAGAGGCGTGCATCAAAACGGTTTTCTGCTTATCATATGGCGAAACTCACACATATATCGAATGCGGACACACCGACGCCAGTATTACCTACTTCTGCAGAATTTAGCATGAAGTCGCAGCCTAACACTCGTGGTACTACAAATAAGCATATTGAGCTTGCTACTCATAATTCGGACGACGAAGGAGAAGTAACAGAGTCCACCAACAGACCGTCGAGATACATTGGTGACGGCTCAACAGTTACTGTCTTCTTGAAGCTAAATAATAGGGTGAAGAAATGTACTGCGACTTTGCCGCTAACATTCAACCAAATAAGACTTTTATTTGTTGAGAAGTTTACTTACTCTCCAGGAGGCGATTCGTTTCCTGATATTTACATTAAGGAGCCGGGACATGATGTTGCATACGAATTAGAAGAGTCCCAATTGCATTTCATAAAGGATGATACGGTGTTACAGCTACAGTTAGACTCGCTCTCACCTACGCAAGCTGACTGGAGTAAGAAGTTGGAAGAGTTTAAGGCGGAGGTATTGGATTCGCAACGAGCAATGTTTAATGAATTGAAGAACTTAGTAATGGCTAATGATAGGGCCAGTTCAGGGAGCCCTTTGTCACTTACGAGTGGTGTTCCCCAGCAAAACGTTGCTGAGCAAGTTCGCTCTATTAAACATGATCTCTCTATATTGAGTCAAGCCCATAATAACAGTAACCaaacattaaaaaataCTATCACAACGATGTTGGAGAAGGTGAAGAAATTCCAATCCCTAAATCTCAATGCCTCTAGTCCTGCAAATAGGGTTTACATGGAACAATCACATACGAAGTTGTCTGAACTTTCAGACACATTATTGGCAAAGGTCGATGATTTACAAGATATTATTGAAGCGTTAAGAAAGGATGTCGCGATTAGAGGTGCAAAACCAAGCAGGAAAAAATTGGAGTCTGTGCAGCAAGAACTGAAGAATGCGAACGCAGATTTAGAGAGGATGGAAGAGTATCTCGAAATTGAGAAGCCTAATTGGAAAAAGATATGGGAATTTGAATTGGATAAGGTCTGCGAAGAACAGCAGTTTTTGACACTGCAGGAAGACTTGGTTTTCGACCTGAAAGAAGACTTGAATAAAGCAAACGAAACATTTGAGTTAGTAGAACTGTGTTGTCAAGAACAGGAGAAGAATCCAAAAAGGACAAGAGCCGGACCAATTTTACCATTGGCAAGGCCAAGCGCGTATAGCGAATTGAGGAATCGTGTGTTGATGGAGGTTGAGAAGCTAAATCCAGATCATGTGAGTAGGCTACAGGCCATTGAAAGAGCCGAGAAGCTAAGAGAGAAGGAGTTACAATACAGAGACGGTTCTGCTTTCGAATCAGAGTTGGAAGATTTTATAGAAAAAGGTAACTTCAAGAGGGCAGGGGGTATTGAGGAAATTGAAAGACATCGGAAAGAACGCGATGAACAGAATTTACGAGAAACTTTTGGGTCAGGCATGCTTTAA
- the EST2 gene encoding telomerase reverse transcriptase (Syntenic homolog of Ashbya gossypii AFR494W; Syntenic homolog of Saccharomyces cerevisiae YLR318W (EST2)) — MKCLEEFINDDLPERIEVNKNQLWALRSINCLKDLLKTHFIIENPRRYPLPQTSSEHGKMIDQCVVFLVTNKLFDNVLTYGYNIANNLQLNASIHCDSINSSIATLKTGVWELLHEAIGTRNFVFLVINCSIFCYYGSYFKQIVGNAMNEPNSPPIWYKNKENRLAIRSKRREDVGNTAFLYRNYCIIKWDKLLAGDMRSLRLEIFESKDMENAMVDLLISKMLQNTKRIKYMRIINSICPRKFVKSLKTNLDAQTNVKSVTRLIIILIDKLIPLQLFGNQKNKAVILKRVSELLLLNVNSKIPFEYLTKGIKLKDVGWLDCKSGNPRYELQRRRYLMEQFLDWLYRKFLPRIVSSIFYATEISSQVSVVYYRQDDWRDLSLPFLASYFGNYLEVNRHCTIHDSFKRSEYNHKNLRLIPKKAKDEFRVIAVPYKGVYEDDKYEYDEYIKTTIKPIHHILGYLRETRETHFEKLSSPMQIGKAIKNFKTTLIEKYGKIPPLYYVKFDIATCYDSIPKHKVFKIVDKLVGDCKDFYIRKITVYDTKTHVIKHHNVVNGHLKMKQRCIIIDKVQTIRLSKQDIFNTLSMEIEKTAFRYYNKCYLRKNGLFQGSQLSSCIVDIVYDDLLEYYPELRHTRDSLVLRLADDFLVLSIDREYVSKILTLASEGFKAYNATINKHKILTNLTFDSSVENIFSYCAINIDITKLEVWKTKDSYNLVQSHVGSTKKLYKKLRWLFELRMSYEVTSTRFNSWEAVVKHIAHAITNLAESFSACFSRLPVNVNAFSEFIDGIIISSCQNCQRGNDAKLKCLELQTVIVSCFKMIMMVKRSKFAKIIKFLEDKQNEVLTEFQLKHA, encoded by the coding sequence ATGAAATGCCTTGAAGAATTTATCAATGATGACCTTCCAGAGCGTATCGAAGTGAATAAAAATCAGCTATGGGCCCTAAGGTCGATTAACTGCTTAAAGGACCTGTTGAAAACCCATTTTATCATTGAAAACCCTAGAAGATACCCTTTACCACAAACTAGTAGTGAGCATGGCAAAATGATAGACCAATGTGTTGTTTTTCTGGTTACAAATAAGCTTTTTGATAATGTTTTGACTTATGGGTATAATATTGCTAATAATTTGCAGTTGAATGCCTCAATTCACTGTGATTCCATCAATAGTAGTATTGCAACATTAAAAACAGGGGTATGGGAACTTTTACATGAAGCGATTGGCACAAGAAATTTTGTGTTTTTAGTCATTAATTGCTCTATATTTTGCTATTATGGAAGCTATTTCAAGCAGATTGTTGGTAATGCTATGAATGAACCTAATTCTCCTCCGATCTGGtataaaaataaagaaaatCGGTTAGCAATCAGGTCAAAGAGAAGAGAAGACGTTGGAAATACTGCATTCTTGTACAGAAACTACTGTATAATTAAATGGGATAAACTTTTGGCTGGTGATATGCGATCATTGAGGTTAGAAATATTTGAGTCCAAAGATATGGAAAATGCAATGGTAGATCTACTGATATCAAAAATGCTTCAAAATACCAAAAGAATCAAATATATGAGGATAATCAACTCCATATGTCCTCGAAAATTTGTTAAATCATTGAAAACAAATCTTGATGCGCAAACGAATGTGAAATCGGTTACTAGGCTTATCATTATTCTTATTGATAAATTAATACCATTGCAACTCTTCGGAAATCAAAAAAATAAGGctgtaatattaaaaaGGGTTTCGGAGTTGTTATTACTAAACGTAAACTCTAAGATTCCATTTGAGTATTTAACGAAGGGTATAAAACTTAAAGATGTTGGTTGGCTTGATTGTAAGAGTGGAAATCCGCGCTATGAGTTGCAACGTCGGCGATACTTAATGGAACAATTCCTTGACTGGCTTTACAGAAAATTTTTACCTCGAATAGTATCGTCTATATTCTATGCTACTGAAATATCATCTCAAGTATCGGTAGTTTACTATAGACAGGACGATTGGAGGGATTTATCATTGCCATTTTTAGCATCATACTTTGGCAATTACTTGGAAGTAAATAGACACTGTACTATCCACGACAGCTTTAAACGTTCAGAGTATAATCATAAGAATTTAAGGCTGATTCCAAAAAAGGCGAAGGATGAATTTCGAGTCATTGCTGTACCTTACAAGGGCGTGTATGAGGATGACAAGTACGAATACGATGAATACATAAAAACGACGATTAAGCCTATACATCATATATTAGGATACCTCAGGGAAACTCGAGAAACTCACTTCGAAAAATTGAGTTCTCCAATGCAAATAGGAAAGGCTATCAAGAACTTCAAAACTACCTTAATAGAAAAATATGGTAAGATTCCTCCTTTATACTACGTGAAGTTTGATATCGCTACATGTTATGATTCAATTCCAAAACATAAAGTATTTAAAATTGTTGATAAACTGGTTGGTGATTGTAAAGACTTTTATATTAGGAAGATTACAGTATATGATACGAAAACTCATGTTATTAAACATCATAATGTGGTCAATGGACATTTGAAAATGAAACAACGGTGCATTATAATAGATAAAGTTCAAACTATACGTCTATCTAAACAGGATATCTTCAACACTCTATCAATGGAGATTGAAAAAACTGCTTTTAGATACTATAATAAATGTTACCTACGAAAAAACGGGTTGTTTCAAGGTTCCCAACTTTCGAGCTGTATAGTCGACATTGTTTATGATGATTTGTTAGAATATTACCCAGAATTGCGACATACAAGGGATTCCTTAGTTTTGAGATTAGCTGATGATTTTTTGGTGCTATCCATCGATAGGGAATACGTGAGTAAGATACTGACATTGGCATCTGAAGGTTTTAAAGCTTATAATGCAACGATTAATAAACATAAAATCCTTACCAACTTGACATTTGACAGTAGTGTTGAAAACATTTTCAGCTACTGCGCAATCAATATCGACATTACAAAATTAGAGGTATGGAAAACCAAAGATAGTTATAATTTGGTACAATCACACGTTGGATCAACAAAAAAGCTATACAAGAAACTCAGATGGCTATTCGAACTACGAATGTCATATGAAGTGACTAGCACAAGATTTAATTCTTGGGAGGCGGTCGTCAAACACATAGCGCACGCCATCACTAATTTAGCTGAATCATTTTCCGCTTGTTTTAGCAGGCTACCCGTAAACGTTAATGCGTTTTCCGAATTCATTGACGGCATAATCATCTCTTCCTGTCAAAACTGCCAAAGGGGTAATGATGCTAAACTGAAATGTCTTGAACTGCAGACAGTTATAGTAAGTTGCTTTAAAATGATCATGATGGTTAAGCGCTCAAAGTTTGCCAAAATCATAAAATTTCTAGAGGACAAACAAAACGAGGTACTTACAGAATTTCAATTAAAGCATGCCTGA
- the TAD3 gene encoding Tad3p (Syntenic homolog of Ashbya gossypii AFR493C; Syntenic homolog of Saccharomyces cerevisiae YLR316C (TAD3)), which yields MVKKHLNSIKIDFKKCIIEDCLLQIRNLKHINEPDLVKVWTIEIAPKDTPLVLNFIKEYFSDDDPVTYLHCKRIQKSADGSKLCVILCSTKLISDADDVCKKLKEADFAYEKLAQHDLPMVAPYSRELSREWSTRYWPLVWRGNPNDQILNDCVFDIPYIKKILEKVESKCIEIKDSKKGLPIVTAFVNPADVNNPYFEIDYRFEGDALCHSIMQGIRKVANEEAKRRERVSKGLEEARIDNYLCLDFEVYTSHEPCSMCAMALIHSRIKRCIFIEPRTKTGSLKQDSGDGYCMHNNKELNSKYEVFQWVGKQFSLPEIGADECC from the coding sequence ATGGTAAAGAAACACTTAAACTCTATCAAAATAGACTTTAAGAAATGTATAATAGAAGACTGCCTACTTCAGATACGGAATTTGAAACATATAAATGAGCCAGATTTGGTTAAGGTATGGACAATTGAAATTGCTCCAAAAGATACTCCACTAGTTCTAAACTTTATAAAAGAATACTTTTCAGACGACGATCCTGTAACGTATTTACATTGCAAAAGAATACAAAAGTCTGCAGATGGCAGTAAACTGTGCGTCATTTTATGTTCAACGAAGTTAATATCAGACGCTGATGATGTCTGTAAGAAACTTAAAGAAGCGGATTTTGCATATGAAAAACTTGCTCAGCATGATTTACCAATGGTTGCTCCATATAGCAGGGAACTATCTAGGGAGTGGAGTACCCGATATTGGCCGTTGGTTTGGAGAGGAAATCCTAATGATCAAATACTGAATGACTGTGTATTTGACATTCcatatattaaaaaaatcCTGGAGAAAGTTGAAAGTAAATGCATTGAAATCAAAGATAGTAAAAAAGGGTTACCAATTGTAACAGCTTTTGTTAATCCAGCCGATGTTAATAATCCTTACTTCGAGATTGACTATCGATTCGAAGGTGATGCATTATGCCATAGTATAATGCAAGGCATAAGAAAGGTAGCAAACGAAGAAGCAAAACGGCGAGAAAGAGTTTCAAAAGGTTTGGAGGAAGCTAGGATAGATAATTATTTATGTCTTGATTTTGAAGTTTATACGTCACACGAACCTTGCTCAATGTGTGCTATGGCGCTGATCCACTCCAGGATAAAAAGATGTATCTTTATAGAGCCTAGAACTAAAACGGGGTCGTTGAAACAGGACAGCGGAGATGGGTATTGTATGCATAATAATAAGGAGCTTAACTCGAAATATGAGGTATTTCAATGGGTGGGTAAACAGTTTTCTTTGCCTGAAATTGGAGCAGATGAGTGTTGCTGA